From a region of the Zingiber officinale cultivar Zhangliang chromosome 10B, Zo_v1.1, whole genome shotgun sequence genome:
- the LOC122028613 gene encoding auxilin-like protein 1 isoform X2, which translates to MEGQRVSKKPASSAYADVFGGPHRFAASPFPARLDDYVEIFGGSASSCSIPFLDLPPAVDGLDGEPPGFRDGPGFDYAEVFGGSEFGGFAVSYEELFSSSRGLEVGSTKGRDFEDPTINGQVAKESEVSLENVETFHMNCIEDDHDCCPLNCNHSDQNSVQSNLSNNRKNPGSNDGAARGKLLKTDPPRTSSTLECAGHLQTQNPGASISNTNGADLNTSGDEVKAVIREFSSQCSASELNHVDLSLHSPSSISNSVTSDDLASSNAMYVSVVDISLRTQPLQVPPPTRPPPKVCNKSNQPFLKTSPSMKMSLDRQSSSDSNESPEYGVVSKSHAPRVGVKDGPSSLDVEIDASTAAAAMKKAMEQAEARLRSAKEMMERKRVNDHNRKKFGHHERKYEHEIAQPPFLVDSTSVITRQKSLAKDNETVDGIHTDGSKLINVFKASLGVGESTRHVTMSKHIQEMMKENSLAPEKESMEWSMDREHSKIEREKWSVIVENVHEQEAIRKKMKGTPSIDKDGHYVNKGVALSSEFKSNNNLKEDKEWIDERKNAINVKDDHDSCKEETAEEIDNVVVMALQLQESISILKDTHISCNEENKKLEEVQNVHGENLSIPFSVEKVSVSVRSEEILETSDNHEFEGTYDCKEDANESKDAKVHDEFVDNLHDIEAIQVTLSETLNLESDKVTFESEKHKKDLTVDGINSEEIKDDAVLDASVIAAVPHDKNMWVAFESCMFEVGNELNALCESSDHSNNHVQMDRNTMETQKKAREEPCSKKESSTPGKYETRLVVDQDTDEIGNDSIKQKATGVMLYEEPRNAKADGTCAHDCNELKANGLPGDEIRNVIQEPCFLDKSEKQTTPRGNKEIRENEKNREIHANPHVLEVQVEGGHSNNLAQMDGNSVETLKEAREEPCSKKEPSMSQKYKSGLVVDEDTDEIGGNLMNRKGTGVMPYEEHNNAKAGGACSQDCNELRANQLPGEDQKYDEMPQAVHDPCLLEKSKKQTMLQGDKEVSRYEKIGRILANAANPDVSANSDILNIDLDARGSLLFKDSDAQPENDDDIELQSAKDAAHIDNVGPSKFTSNFKKTEDNESGRMEKERKSSENMTRKLEEVVELQSAKDAADIENVGSSKFISNFKKTEDNESGRMEKERKSSENLTRKLEEVVEREREREREKDRVEVERAIHEVHERANTKARERAERIAVERVTAEARQRALKDAQEKADKASVLAAEKSVANQALKEARLKAERAAVERAIAEARERAAERALAEKAAGNDRERKERPNGFCKDRMSKENGMVENSKARNKDGSTGAQFHSTGSLNNSKGYSSLDSQSDSESTLRYRARLERHQRTAERVAKALAEKNMRDVLAQREQVERNRLAEYLDPDIKRWSNGKEGNLRALLSTLQYILGPESGWQPISLTDIITATAVKKAYRKATLYVHPDKLQQRGASIRQKYICEKVFDLLKEAWNKFNSEER; encoded by the exons ATGGAGGGGCAGAGGGTCTCCAAGAAGCCCGCCTCGTCCGCCTACGCCGACGTCTTCGGCGGGCCGCACCGTTTCGCCGCTTCTCCCTTCCCTGCTCGCCTCGACGACTATGTAGAGATCTTCGGAGGCTCCGCGAGCTCCTGTAGCATCCCCTTCCTCGATCTCCCTCCGGCGGTTGACGGCCTTGACGGTGAACCTCCCGGGTTTCGCGACGGCCCTGGATTCGACTACGCTGAGGTTTTCGGAGGCTCGGAGTTTGGAGGGTTTGCTGTATCGTATGAGGAGTTGTTTTCCTCGTCGCGAGGCCTGGAGGTTGGTTCCACCAAGGGGAG GGACTTTGAGGATCCTACCATTAATGGTCAGGTCGCTAAAGAATCTGAAGTTTCTCTGGAAAATGTGGAAACATTTCATATGAATTGCATAGAAGATGATCATGATTGCTGCCCGTTGAACTGCAACCATTCAGATCAAAATTCTGTGCAATCTAACCTGTCGAATAATAGGAAAAATCCTGGGAGCAATGATGGTGCTGCACGAGGGAAATTACTCAAAACTGATCCTCCTAGGACTAGTTCCACTCTTGAATGTGCTGGCCATTTGCAAACACAAAATCCTGGCGCTTCCATCAGCAACACTAATGGTGCTGATTTAAATACCTCGGGAGATGAAGTCAAAGCAGTTATTAGAGAATTTAGCAGTCAATGTTCTGCTTCAGAACTTAATCATGTGGATTTAAGTCTCCATTCACCTTCTTCTATCAGTAATTCAGTCACCAGTGATGATCTGGCATCTTCCAATGCTATGTATGTGAGTGTTGTAGACATCAGTCTCCGAACACAACCTTTGCAAGTACCACCACCAACAAGACCACCTCCAAAAGTATGTAACAAGAGCAATCAGCCATTTTTGAAGACAAGTCCTAGTATGAAGATGAGTCTAGACAGACAAAGTTCATCTGATTCAAATGAATCTCCCGAATATGGTGTTGTTTCCAAAAGCCATGCACCTCGAGTTGGTGTGAAGGATGGTCCTTCTTCCTTGGATGTAGAGATTGATGCAAGTACAGCTGCTGCTGCTATgaagaaagcaatggaacaagcTGAAGCAAGATTAAGAAGCGCAAAGGAGATGATGGAGAGAAAACGTGTAAATGATCACAACCGGAAGAAATTCGGTCACCATGAAAGAAAATATGAACACGAGATCGCTCAACCACCTTTTCTGGTAGATAGCACCAGTGTCATTACAAGACAGAAAagcttggcaaaagacaatgaaacaGTCGATGGCATTCATACAGATGGATCAAAACTTATCAATGTTTTTAAGGCAAGTCTGGGTGTTGGAGAGTCAACAAGACATGTCACAATGTCTAAACATATTCAAGAGATGATGAAAGAGAACAGTTTAGCTCCGGAAAAAGAATCCATGGAGTGGAGCATGGATCGAGAACACTCAAAAATTGAAAGAGAAAAATGGTCCGTAATAGTAGAAAATGTACATGAACAGGAAGCTATTAGGAAAAAGATGAAAGGAACACCAAGCATTGACAAAGATGGTCATTATGTGAATAAAGGCGTGGCACTGTCATCTGAATTCAAAAGTAACAATAATTTGAAGGAAGATAAAGAATGGATTGATGAGAGAAAGAATGCCATAAATGTGAAAGATGACCATGATTCGTGCAAAGAAGAAACAGCTGAAGAGATAGACAATGTTGTTGTCATGGCCTTACAGCTTCAAGAAAGCATCAGTATCCTTAAGGATACTCACATTTCTTGTAATGAAGAAAATAAGAAGCTTGAAGAGGTTCAAAATGTTCATGGTGAAAATTTGAGTATACCATTCTCTGTTGAGAAGGTTTCTGTGTCAGTAAGAAGTGAAGAAATTCTGGAAACATCTGACAACCATGAGTTTGAAGGGACTTATGACTGCAAGGAAGACGCCAATGAATCAAAAGATGCTAAAGTCCACGATGAATTTGTGGACAACCTACATGACATTGAGGCAATCCAAGTAACATTGTCAGAGACATTAAATTTAGAATCTGACAAAGTAACTTTTGAATCTGAAAAACATAAGAAGGATTTGACTGTAGATGGTATAAACAGTGAAGAGATTAAGGATGATGCTGTTCTGGATGCATCTGTGATAGCTGCTGTTCCACATGACAAGAATATGTGGGTGGCTTTTGAATCTTGCATGTTTGAGGTAGGGAATGAGTTGAATGCTCTTTGTGAATCATCTGACCACTCAAACAACCATGTCCAAATGGATAGAAATACAATGGAAACTCAGAAGAAAGCCAGGGAGGAACCATGCTCAAAGAAAGAGTCATCTACGCCTGGGAAGTATGAAACAAGACTGGTAGTTGACCAAGACACAGATGAAATAGGCAATGATTCAATAAAACAAAAAGCAACTGGAGTAATGTTGTATGAAGAACCTAGGAATGCAAAGGCAGATGGTACCTGCGCACATGATTGTAATGAGCTCAAAGCAAATGGACTACCAGGTGATGAGATCAGAAATGTGATTCAAGAACCTTGTTTTCTGGACAAATCTGAGAAGCAAACAACACCTAGAGGAAACAAGGAAattagagaaaatgaaaaaaatagagAGATTCATGCAAACCCACATGTTTTGGAAGTGCAGGTTGAAGGTGGTCACTCAAACAACCTGGCCCAAATGGATGGAAATTCAGTGGAAACCCTGAAGGAAGCTAGGGAGGAACCATGCTCAAAGAAAGAGCCATCCATGTCTCAGAAATATAAATCTGGACTGGTAGTTGATGAAGATACAGATGAAATTGGAGGGAACTTAATGAACCGAAAAGGAACTGGAGTGATGCCGTATGAAGAACACAATAATGCAAAAGCAGGCGGTGCTTGCTCACAAGATTGCAATGAACTTAGGGCAAATCAACTACCAGGCGAAGACCAGAAGTATGATGAGATGCCACAGGCAGTTCATGATCCTTGTTTGCTGGAAAAATCTAAGAAGCAAACAATGCTGCAAGGAGACAAGGAAGTTAGCAGATATGAAAAGATTGGAAGGATCCTTGCAAACGCAGCAAATCCAGATGTTTCAGCTAACAGTGACATTTTAAACATAGATTTAGACGCCAGGGGAAGCCTTCTGTTCAAAGATTCGGATGCCCAGCcagaaaatgatgatgatataGAATTACAATCAGCTAAAGATGCTGCACACATTGACAATGTTGGGCCCTCAAAGTTTACTTCAAACTTTAAGAAGACAGAAGATAATGAAAGTGGAAGaatggaaaaagaaagaaaatcatCAGAAAATATGACAAGGAAATTAGAGGAAGTTGTAGAGTTACAATCAGCTAAAGACGCTGCAGACATTGAAAACGTTGGGTCCTCAAAGTTTATTTCAAACTTTAAGAAGACAGAAGATAATGAAAGTGGAAGaatggaaaaagaaagaaaatcatCAGAAAATCTGACAAGGAAATTAGAGGAAGTTGTagagagggagagagaaagagaaagagagaaggacAGAGTTGAAGTGGAAAGAGCAATTCATGAAGTACATGAAAGGGCAAATACTAAAGCTCGAGAAAGGGCAGAAAGGATTGCTGTAGAGAGAGTTACTGCTGAGGCTCGACAAAGAGCACTAAAGGATGCTCAAGAGAAGGCAGATAAGGCTTCTGTTCTAGCTGCAGAAAAATCAGTAGCTAACCAGGCTTTAAAAGAAGCTAGATTAAAGGCGGAGCGTGCTGCTGTTGAACGAGCAATCGCTGAAGCTCGAGAGCGTGCCGCAGAAAGAGCACTTGCTGAAAAGGCTGCTGGAAACGATAGGGAACGCAAAGAGAGACCAAATGGTTTTTGCAAGGATAGAATGAGTAAAGAAAATGGAATGGTAGAGAATTCAAAGGCCCGGAATAAG GATGGCTCTACTGGTGCACAGTTTCACAGTACTGGTTCTTTGAACAACTCCAAAGGATATTCATCTTTGGATAGCCAAA GTGACAGCGAATCAACTCTTAGGTACAGAGCTAGGTTGGAGAGGCATCAAAGAACAGCTGAACGTGTG GCAAAAGCTCTTGCTGAGAAGAACATGCGAGATGTTCTTGCTCAAAGGGAACAAGTAGAGAGAAAT AGATTGGCTGAATATCTGGATCCTGATATCAAAAGATGGTCAAATGGAAAAGAAGGAAATTTGCGTGCACTGTTGTCAACTCTGCAATAT ATCCTTGGGCCTGAGAGTGGTTGGCAGCCAATTTCGTTGACAGATATTATTACTGCCACTGCTGTGAAGAAAGCTTACAGGAAGGCTACGCTCTATGTTCATCCTGATAAATTACAGCAAAGAGGTGCTAGCATTCGGCAAAAGTACATTTGTGAGAAGGTCTTTGATCTGCTTAAG GAGGCGTGGAACAAATTCAACTCTGAAGAGCGATAG
- the LOC122028613 gene encoding auxilin-like protein 1 isoform X1 has product MEGQRVSKKPASSAYADVFGGPHRFAASPFPARLDDYVEIFGGSASSCSIPFLDLPPAVDGLDGEPPGFRDGPGFDYAEVFGGSEFGGFAVSYEELFSSSRGLEVGSTKGRDFEDPTINGQVAKESEVSLENVETFHMNCIEDDHDCCPLNCNHSDQNSVQSNLSNNRKNPGSNDGAARGKLLKTDPPRTSSTLECAGHLQTQNPGASISNTNGADLNTSGDEVKAVIREFSSQCSASELNHVDLSLHSPSSISNSVTSDDLASSNAMYVSVVDISLRTQPLQVPPPTRPPPKVCNKSNQPFLKTSPSMKMSLDRQSSSDSNESPEYGVVSKSHAPRVGVKDGPSSLDVEIDASTAAAAMKKAMEQAEARLRSAKEMMERKRVNDHNRKKFGHHERKYEHEIAQPPFLVDSTSVITRQKSLAKDNETVDGIHTDGSKLINVFKASLGVGESTRHVTMSKHIQEMMKENSLAPEKESMEWSMDREHSKIEREKWSVIVENVHEQEAIRKKMKGTPSIDKDGHYVNKGVALSSEFKSNNNLKEDKEWIDERKNAINVKDDHDSCKEETAEEIDNVVVMALQLQESISILKDTHISCNEENKKLEEVQNVHGENLSIPFSVEKVSVSVRSEEILETSDNHEFEGTYDCKEDANESKDAKVHDEFVDNLHDIEAIQVTLSETLNLESDKVTFESEKHKKDLTVDGINSEEIKDDAVLDASVIAAVPHDKNMWVAFESCMFEVGNELNALCESSDHSNNHVQMDRNTMETQKKAREEPCSKKESSTPGKYETRLVVDQDTDEIGNDSIKQKATGVMLYEEPRNAKADGTCAHDCNELKANGLPGDEIRNVIQEPCFLDKSEKQTTPRGNKEIRENEKNREIHANPHVLEVQVEGGHSNNLAQMDGNSVETLKEAREEPCSKKEPSMSQKYKSGLVVDEDTDEIGGNLMNRKGTGVMPYEEHNNAKAGGACSQDCNELRANQLPGEDQKYDEMPQAVHDPCLLEKSKKQTMLQGDKEVSRYEKIGRILANAANPDVSANSDILNIDLDARGSLLFKDSDAQPENDDDIELQSAKDAAHIDNVGPSKFTSNFKKTEDNESGRMEKERKSSENMTRKLEEVVELQSAKDAADIENVGSSKFISNFKKTEDNESGRMEKERKSSENLTRKLEEVVEREREREREKDRVEVERAIHEVHERANTKARERAERIAVERVTAEARQRALKDAQEKADKASVLAAEKSVANQALKEARLKAERAAVERAIAEARERAAERALAEKAAGNDRERKERPNGFCKDRMSKENGMVENSKARNKDGSTGAQFHSTGSLNNSKGYSSLDSQTGDSESTLRYRARLERHQRTAERVAKALAEKNMRDVLAQREQVERNRLAEYLDPDIKRWSNGKEGNLRALLSTLQYILGPESGWQPISLTDIITATAVKKAYRKATLYVHPDKLQQRGASIRQKYICEKVFDLLKEAWNKFNSEER; this is encoded by the exons ATGGAGGGGCAGAGGGTCTCCAAGAAGCCCGCCTCGTCCGCCTACGCCGACGTCTTCGGCGGGCCGCACCGTTTCGCCGCTTCTCCCTTCCCTGCTCGCCTCGACGACTATGTAGAGATCTTCGGAGGCTCCGCGAGCTCCTGTAGCATCCCCTTCCTCGATCTCCCTCCGGCGGTTGACGGCCTTGACGGTGAACCTCCCGGGTTTCGCGACGGCCCTGGATTCGACTACGCTGAGGTTTTCGGAGGCTCGGAGTTTGGAGGGTTTGCTGTATCGTATGAGGAGTTGTTTTCCTCGTCGCGAGGCCTGGAGGTTGGTTCCACCAAGGGGAG GGACTTTGAGGATCCTACCATTAATGGTCAGGTCGCTAAAGAATCTGAAGTTTCTCTGGAAAATGTGGAAACATTTCATATGAATTGCATAGAAGATGATCATGATTGCTGCCCGTTGAACTGCAACCATTCAGATCAAAATTCTGTGCAATCTAACCTGTCGAATAATAGGAAAAATCCTGGGAGCAATGATGGTGCTGCACGAGGGAAATTACTCAAAACTGATCCTCCTAGGACTAGTTCCACTCTTGAATGTGCTGGCCATTTGCAAACACAAAATCCTGGCGCTTCCATCAGCAACACTAATGGTGCTGATTTAAATACCTCGGGAGATGAAGTCAAAGCAGTTATTAGAGAATTTAGCAGTCAATGTTCTGCTTCAGAACTTAATCATGTGGATTTAAGTCTCCATTCACCTTCTTCTATCAGTAATTCAGTCACCAGTGATGATCTGGCATCTTCCAATGCTATGTATGTGAGTGTTGTAGACATCAGTCTCCGAACACAACCTTTGCAAGTACCACCACCAACAAGACCACCTCCAAAAGTATGTAACAAGAGCAATCAGCCATTTTTGAAGACAAGTCCTAGTATGAAGATGAGTCTAGACAGACAAAGTTCATCTGATTCAAATGAATCTCCCGAATATGGTGTTGTTTCCAAAAGCCATGCACCTCGAGTTGGTGTGAAGGATGGTCCTTCTTCCTTGGATGTAGAGATTGATGCAAGTACAGCTGCTGCTGCTATgaagaaagcaatggaacaagcTGAAGCAAGATTAAGAAGCGCAAAGGAGATGATGGAGAGAAAACGTGTAAATGATCACAACCGGAAGAAATTCGGTCACCATGAAAGAAAATATGAACACGAGATCGCTCAACCACCTTTTCTGGTAGATAGCACCAGTGTCATTACAAGACAGAAAagcttggcaaaagacaatgaaacaGTCGATGGCATTCATACAGATGGATCAAAACTTATCAATGTTTTTAAGGCAAGTCTGGGTGTTGGAGAGTCAACAAGACATGTCACAATGTCTAAACATATTCAAGAGATGATGAAAGAGAACAGTTTAGCTCCGGAAAAAGAATCCATGGAGTGGAGCATGGATCGAGAACACTCAAAAATTGAAAGAGAAAAATGGTCCGTAATAGTAGAAAATGTACATGAACAGGAAGCTATTAGGAAAAAGATGAAAGGAACACCAAGCATTGACAAAGATGGTCATTATGTGAATAAAGGCGTGGCACTGTCATCTGAATTCAAAAGTAACAATAATTTGAAGGAAGATAAAGAATGGATTGATGAGAGAAAGAATGCCATAAATGTGAAAGATGACCATGATTCGTGCAAAGAAGAAACAGCTGAAGAGATAGACAATGTTGTTGTCATGGCCTTACAGCTTCAAGAAAGCATCAGTATCCTTAAGGATACTCACATTTCTTGTAATGAAGAAAATAAGAAGCTTGAAGAGGTTCAAAATGTTCATGGTGAAAATTTGAGTATACCATTCTCTGTTGAGAAGGTTTCTGTGTCAGTAAGAAGTGAAGAAATTCTGGAAACATCTGACAACCATGAGTTTGAAGGGACTTATGACTGCAAGGAAGACGCCAATGAATCAAAAGATGCTAAAGTCCACGATGAATTTGTGGACAACCTACATGACATTGAGGCAATCCAAGTAACATTGTCAGAGACATTAAATTTAGAATCTGACAAAGTAACTTTTGAATCTGAAAAACATAAGAAGGATTTGACTGTAGATGGTATAAACAGTGAAGAGATTAAGGATGATGCTGTTCTGGATGCATCTGTGATAGCTGCTGTTCCACATGACAAGAATATGTGGGTGGCTTTTGAATCTTGCATGTTTGAGGTAGGGAATGAGTTGAATGCTCTTTGTGAATCATCTGACCACTCAAACAACCATGTCCAAATGGATAGAAATACAATGGAAACTCAGAAGAAAGCCAGGGAGGAACCATGCTCAAAGAAAGAGTCATCTACGCCTGGGAAGTATGAAACAAGACTGGTAGTTGACCAAGACACAGATGAAATAGGCAATGATTCAATAAAACAAAAAGCAACTGGAGTAATGTTGTATGAAGAACCTAGGAATGCAAAGGCAGATGGTACCTGCGCACATGATTGTAATGAGCTCAAAGCAAATGGACTACCAGGTGATGAGATCAGAAATGTGATTCAAGAACCTTGTTTTCTGGACAAATCTGAGAAGCAAACAACACCTAGAGGAAACAAGGAAattagagaaaatgaaaaaaatagagAGATTCATGCAAACCCACATGTTTTGGAAGTGCAGGTTGAAGGTGGTCACTCAAACAACCTGGCCCAAATGGATGGAAATTCAGTGGAAACCCTGAAGGAAGCTAGGGAGGAACCATGCTCAAAGAAAGAGCCATCCATGTCTCAGAAATATAAATCTGGACTGGTAGTTGATGAAGATACAGATGAAATTGGAGGGAACTTAATGAACCGAAAAGGAACTGGAGTGATGCCGTATGAAGAACACAATAATGCAAAAGCAGGCGGTGCTTGCTCACAAGATTGCAATGAACTTAGGGCAAATCAACTACCAGGCGAAGACCAGAAGTATGATGAGATGCCACAGGCAGTTCATGATCCTTGTTTGCTGGAAAAATCTAAGAAGCAAACAATGCTGCAAGGAGACAAGGAAGTTAGCAGATATGAAAAGATTGGAAGGATCCTTGCAAACGCAGCAAATCCAGATGTTTCAGCTAACAGTGACATTTTAAACATAGATTTAGACGCCAGGGGAAGCCTTCTGTTCAAAGATTCGGATGCCCAGCcagaaaatgatgatgatataGAATTACAATCAGCTAAAGATGCTGCACACATTGACAATGTTGGGCCCTCAAAGTTTACTTCAAACTTTAAGAAGACAGAAGATAATGAAAGTGGAAGaatggaaaaagaaagaaaatcatCAGAAAATATGACAAGGAAATTAGAGGAAGTTGTAGAGTTACAATCAGCTAAAGACGCTGCAGACATTGAAAACGTTGGGTCCTCAAAGTTTATTTCAAACTTTAAGAAGACAGAAGATAATGAAAGTGGAAGaatggaaaaagaaagaaaatcatCAGAAAATCTGACAAGGAAATTAGAGGAAGTTGTagagagggagagagaaagagaaagagagaaggacAGAGTTGAAGTGGAAAGAGCAATTCATGAAGTACATGAAAGGGCAAATACTAAAGCTCGAGAAAGGGCAGAAAGGATTGCTGTAGAGAGAGTTACTGCTGAGGCTCGACAAAGAGCACTAAAGGATGCTCAAGAGAAGGCAGATAAGGCTTCTGTTCTAGCTGCAGAAAAATCAGTAGCTAACCAGGCTTTAAAAGAAGCTAGATTAAAGGCGGAGCGTGCTGCTGTTGAACGAGCAATCGCTGAAGCTCGAGAGCGTGCCGCAGAAAGAGCACTTGCTGAAAAGGCTGCTGGAAACGATAGGGAACGCAAAGAGAGACCAAATGGTTTTTGCAAGGATAGAATGAGTAAAGAAAATGGAATGGTAGAGAATTCAAAGGCCCGGAATAAG GATGGCTCTACTGGTGCACAGTTTCACAGTACTGGTTCTTTGAACAACTCCAAAGGATATTCATCTTTGGATAGCCAAA CAGGTGACAGCGAATCAACTCTTAGGTACAGAGCTAGGTTGGAGAGGCATCAAAGAACAGCTGAACGTGTG GCAAAAGCTCTTGCTGAGAAGAACATGCGAGATGTTCTTGCTCAAAGGGAACAAGTAGAGAGAAAT AGATTGGCTGAATATCTGGATCCTGATATCAAAAGATGGTCAAATGGAAAAGAAGGAAATTTGCGTGCACTGTTGTCAACTCTGCAATAT ATCCTTGGGCCTGAGAGTGGTTGGCAGCCAATTTCGTTGACAGATATTATTACTGCCACTGCTGTGAAGAAAGCTTACAGGAAGGCTACGCTCTATGTTCATCCTGATAAATTACAGCAAAGAGGTGCTAGCATTCGGCAAAAGTACATTTGTGAGAAGGTCTTTGATCTGCTTAAG GAGGCGTGGAACAAATTCAACTCTGAAGAGCGATAG
- the LOC122029663 gene encoding zinc-finger homeodomain protein 6-like, with protein MEFRHNPNEIGIASSSSTAYNPSLVRGGSAFSKPTLSSSSSLVAPRAAGGGGGGGVGLRNGNNFIHAPPPPPPPPSALETAPTVIDHPSQSVAKNTDQSSISNSPPPPGVSGVATTTNSKSKTSAGAVETDVLVRYKECLRNHAAALGGHVLDGCGEFMPDGEPETADALKCAACGCHRSFHRREPDGSGSSYYHGGATRLPLLLPPPPPPSHHQKFHFSGFSTSPSPAAGMPGFVHFGGGNNPSGSGGTTTESSSEEKIRTGTPTTFAAVAMPRKRFRTKFTAEQKDKMLAFAERIGWRIQRQDDAMVQQFCSEIGVKRQVLKVWMHNNKHATARKQPQQPPPPPPPSSPHPKQEQQSLVQQRNHHPQHLQ; from the coding sequence ATGGAGTTTAGGCACAATCCGAATGAGATTGGGAtcgcttcctcttcttctaccgCTTACAATCCTTCTTTGGTCAGAGGAGGATCCGCCTTCTCTAAGCCGACtctttcctcctcttcttctcttgttgcGCCCAGGGCAGCAGGAGGCGGTGGCGGAGGAGGAGTAGGGTTGAGAAATGGGAACAACTTTATCCatgctccgccgccgccgccgccgccgccatctGCTCTTGAAACGGCTCCCACCGTCATCGATCACCCTTCACAGTCTGTCGCGAAGAACACAGATCAATCTTCCATCTCCAACTCGCCGCCTCCTCCGGGGGTTTCTGGTGTAGCCACGACGACCAACTCCAAGTCGAAGACTTCCGCTGGAGCCGTTGAAACGGATGTCTTGGTGAGGTACAAGGAGTGCCTCCGCAACCACGCGGCGGCGCTCGGGGGCCACGTTCTTGATGGCTGCGGCGAGTTCATGCCTGATGGCGAGCCCGAGACAGCGGACGCGCTCAAGTGCGCGGCCTGCGGCTGCCACCGTAGCTTCCACCGTCGGGAACCGGACGGCAGCGGGAGCTCGTACTACCATGGCGGAGCGACGCGGCTACCCCTCTTGctcccgccgccgccgccgccctcgCACCACCAGAAGTTCCATTTCAGCGGGTTCTCCACCAGCCCATCCCCAGCGGCCGGCATGCCTGGCTTCGTCCACTTCGGCGGCGGAAACAACCCTAGCGGGAGCGGAGGCACCACCACCGAGTCATCGAGCGAGGAAAAAATACGCACCGGGACCCCCACGACCTTTGCCGCCGTCGCTATGCCGAGGAAGCGGTTCCGGACCAAGTTCACGGCGGAGCAGAAGGACAAGATGCTGGCTTTCGCGGAGCGAATCGGGTGGCGTATCCAGCGGCAAGACGACGCCATGGTGCAGCAATTCTGCTCGGAGATTGGAGTGAAGAGACAAGTCTTGAAGGTGTGGATGCACAACAACAAGCACGCAACCGCGAGAAAGCAGCCGCAACAGCCTCCTCCTCCGCCGCCCCCATCTTCTCCACATCCCAAGCAGGAGCAACAATCCTTAGTGCAACAGCGCAACCATCATCCGCAGCACCTTCAGTAG